GATGATGATGACGCCGCCGATGATCATGCCCCAGGTTTGGGAGATGCCGAAGCTGACGTTGAGGACTTTGCCGGCGCCGATGAATTGCGCGGCGACGTACATCGTGAAGAAGAGGAGAATCACCAAGGTCGAGACGACGCGGATGATCTTGGAGTGGTCGCCGAGCATGGCTTCGAAAAAGTCGGGCAAGGTGATGGCGCCGAGTTTTTCGGACATGATGCGCAGGCGACGGGCGACGAAGACCCAGGCGAAGAGAATGCCGAAGGTGCAGCCGATGGCGGGCCAGAGGGCGGAAAAGCCGGAGGCCCAAGCGACTCCGGGCAGGCCGATCAGCAGCCAGGCGGATTCGCCGGAGGCACGTTCGGAGATGGCGACGACCCAGGGGCCGAGTTTGCGGCCGGCAATCAGGAAGTCATCGAGGGTTTTGGTCAGGCGGACGGTCACGAAGCCGACCACGAGGACGACGACCAGGTAGAGGATGAAGCCGATTAACGCCGGATCCACGCTTACGAATCCTCATCCTTGCGGCGATAGTGGATGATTTCCAGCGTCAGCAGCACCAGCGGCGGAACGATCAGAAAAAACCAGGTCCAAAAGGGCATGGGCAAAGTACTCGTGAATTCTATCGAGAATCTCGCAGAAATTAGGCTGGTCTTGTCAGCCGATCAACAACAATTCTGAGCGCCGTCTTTAGTCCTGCACGGTGACTTTGAAGTAGAATTCGTACTCGGCGGGGAGAAGGTTGGTGCCTTCGGGAAACTCTTCTTTGATGGAGAGCGAGAAGCTGCCGCCCTGCTTGAGAGCGTCGAGTACCTTGGTGTCGGTGACTTTGAGTTCACACTGATTGGTCAATTCGGTCGGGGTGCATTCGAGCCGCTGATTGTCGAGGGCCAGAGTGGCGGCCTCGCCGCCGCGGCGGAGCAGATCGATGTCGTAATGGTAGTCGGGCACGTCGACGCGGTCGGTCGGGAACGCGAAGACGAGTTCGCGAGTGGATTTCTTGAGCGAGACCTGCATCTCGGGGAGATTGCCGGCATCAAAGACCGAGCGCTTCTCGAACTGCGGCAACAGCTCGATGCGGGCGATGTCGCCGCCGGGGCGGTTGAAGATTACAACCGAAGCAAAGACAAGCACGAGCACTGCGGCGATCGGCACGATGATGCGCGAGATCGTTTTGGCGGCGAAGATCGACCAGATCTTGGCGGGGGCAGCGGACGGGTTCGGCTCAAAGCGTTCTTCCGGGATGTATTTCACGGCCTGGCGCAGAAGTTCGACATCTTCGGTGCAGGCCGGGCATTGCTGGAGATGGGTGGTGATTTCGGAATACTCGGCGGAAAGTTGATTCAGGCGGCCCTGGGCAAAACGGTCGAGGAGTTCGGGCGTCGGATGAGACGAAAACTCGTACTTCGGCAGGTCGCGGCGGATGGAGTGAATTCCCTGCCATAAAGCGCGTTCGGCAGCCAGTTCCGGCGAAGCAGCAATCGCGGCCTGGACGCGTTCGGCGTCCTGCGGGCTGAGTTTTCCCTGCACCAGCAGCGGAATCAGGGCTGTAATCTCGTCGTTGACACTCATCGCCAATATCTCCTTCCAGAGCAATTGTCGGAAGGCAGGGGTTGTGGTTCAGACTAAATCAGTTTTTCCTTCAGTTCCATCGCCATCTTCTTGCACTCGTGCACCTTACGCTTGACGGTACCCTCCGGCAGGCCGAGTTTTTCGCCTATCTCCTTGTAGTTCAACGACTCCGAGAAGACCATCCGCCATAGTCTCTGGCATTCGGCGCCGATCGAGCGGAAGATTTTCAGGAAAATCTTGTACTCGACGGAGCGTTCGTGGATGACGTCGGGGGCGTCGTCGCCGGCGGGTGCGGGCAAGTCGTCCGGATCGGCGGCGCGCTGGACGCGTTGGCTGCGGACCTGGTCGATGCAGGTGTAGCGGGCGACGCGCTGGACGTAGGTGCGAAAGGTGGACTCGCCGCGGAATTTGCCGGCCTTGAGCGAGGAGAACAGCTTGAGGTGCACGATCGAGTTGATGTCCTCGATCGGGTCGACGAAGTGCCAGACCGAGAGGCGGGTGACCTGATTGATCCAGGTGTCGACCTGCTTGTAGTAATCGCGCTGGCCGGCGACATAGCGATTGGCCGACTCGATTTCCTCTTCGGGGCGAGCGCTCTTCTGTTTGTCGATGATGGAAAGCACCGGCAACAATATATCTCGGTTGAACTGGAGGGACAAGGTTTTAGTCGGGGTAGGGGGAGCCAAGCACCCTCACCCCTGCCCCCTCTCCCAGAGGGAGAGGGGAGGAAAGGCTTCATCCGGAATTGCGCGGAGCGAGGTTGGTCGCGAACTTGTTTGCAGTTCAGGTGAGCAGCAGGTCGCCCCACGAAGCGCGCGAAGTCTGTGATATGTTGAGAGTCGATGGTGCTCCGCGGGAAGACCTGCCGCAACGGCAAAGGTGTAGCGGCGCGAGAAGTGTTGGCGCACGAGCGAAAACCGACTGAAGTCGGCACTACAGTGGACCAAGCGGGAGCCGACTGAAGTCGGGCCCACGTGCGACCAAGCTTGAGCCGATTCAAGCCGGCGTTGCAGTGGGAAGGAAATAGGCGGTGCGGCAGATCTCCGTTGAAGATGGTGCTGATGGAAGTATGCGTCTGCAAGGAGATCTGCCCTACTCAAATCAAAGCAGATTGCCTCGTCGCGGCGGAGGGCGGTGAAAATTGGTGAGAGTGCGAGCGCTCCTCGCAATGACAGCGCAATGGCAGTTCTCGCAATGAGGGGCGGTAGAGTGCGGAACTTCGGCGTTAGGAGATGCCGGCAATTCGAGTTGAGTCAATACAACCCCCTGGCCCCTTCTGCTACGGGGGAAGCGTGGTCGGCGAGAGTGGCGAGGGCGTGAGATATTGGTTAGTGGATTCTGGTTTGGAGGCGGCGATTCGACCCTCACCCCCGGTCCCTCTCCCAGAGGGAGAGGGGAGTTGGCAACATCTCCGCGGAGGCGGGAGTCCAGGATCGGCGCAGCCTCTCGGAGGAAGAACGAAGGCGGCAGGTCACAATCCCGCGCGGGCAAGTGCAGTAGACGTGGTCAGTTGGGTGGTGCGCGGGATCAAGACCTGCCGCAACGAGGAGAATCGTCGCCTTCATCTTCATCCCACCGCAAATCCTCGTTTTGTCCGACCCAGCGCAATCCCTTGTTCCTCGGGACGCTACGCAGGCGGTGGGATACCGGAATCAGATTGCTTCGTCGCGGCAGAGCATCGAGTAGGCGTTGAGTGCACGTTCGCTCCTCGCAGTGACACGGTGCAGTTGCTCCTCGCAGTGACAAACATCGGCGATGGCGGCGTCAGGGGTAGATTGGCGCAAGGCGCAATCGGGTCAGACAGTGTTGGGAAGGAGGAGGGACATGATCAGGTCGGAGCGGAAGAAGCCGCGCGGGGTGAGGCGGAGGAAAGCGTCGTCGAGGACGGCGTCACCATCTTTCTGGAGGGCGGCGATCAGATCGGCGCGCGCAACAAGGATGTCATAGTCGAACGTGGCGGCGAGGGAGCGATGATCGAGGCCGCGATGAGTGCGCAGCGAAAGCATGATCGTCTCGATCAGCCGTTTGCCGCGAGTGATCTCCTCGACATCAGCGGGGGGCAAACGCTTCTGCGCCAGCGACTGCACATAGCGGAAGATATCGGGATCGTTCTTGTAGCGGCGGTCGCCGATGGTTCCGACTGCGGCGGGTCCGAAGGCGAGGTAATCACGGGCCTCCCAATAGGCGAGATTGTGGCGACAGCGGCGGCCGGGTTGCGCGAAGTTCGAAATCTCGTAGTGTTCCAGGCCAGCGGCGGCGAAGAATGCGATGGCATGGAGGTAGCGCTCGGCGATGACGTCGTCGTCAGGCAAGGTCACTTCACGACGTTGCACCTGATAGCGCAGCGGGACGGCGCCTTCCAGCATCAGCGAGTAGAAAGAGACATGCTGGGGTTTGAGGGCGACGGCCGCTTCGAGGTCGGAGCAGAAGGTGGCGTCGGTTTCATCGGGGAGGCCGTACATCAAGTCAATCGAGATATTTTCGAAGCCGGCGTTGCGGGCGGCAGCGACAGCGACTCCCACCTGCTGCGCGGAATGCAGGCGTCCGAGACGGGAGAGATTTGCTGCAGCGAAGGACTGGGCGCCGAAAGAGATGCGGTTGACGCCGAGAGCGCGCAGGCAGGAGAGTTTCTCCGGCGTGGACGATTCGGGGTTGGCTTCAGATGTGAATTCAAGATCGGGCGCGAACTCGAAGTTGTCGCGCAAGGCGGTGACGATGCGTTCCCAAGTCTCGGGCGAGAGGACAGAAGGCGTGCCGCCACCGAAGTAGATCGTGTGCAACAGGGGCCGGTCGGAATTACCGGATCG
This window of the Candidatus Zixiibacteriota bacterium genome carries:
- a CDS encoding sigma-70 family RNA polymerase sigma factor is translated as MPVLSIIDKQKSARPEEEIESANRYVAGQRDYYKQVDTWINQVTRLSVWHFVDPIEDINSIVHLKLFSSLKAGKFRGESTFRTYVQRVARYTCIDQVRSQRVQRAADPDDLPAPAGDDAPDVIHERSVEYKIFLKIFRSIGAECQRLWRMVFSESLNYKEIGEKLGLPEGTVKRKVHECKKMAMELKEKLI
- the hemW gene encoding radical SAM family heme chaperone HemW, yielding MSLACYLHVPFCAKICTYCDFYRLVHDEESEHRYADAIVTEITLRSQQWQAQAALEPHRSGNSDRPLLHTIYFGGGTPSVLSPETWERIVTALRDNFEFAPDLEFTSEANPESSTPEKLSCLRALGVNRISFGAQSFAAANLSRLGRLHSAQQVGVAVAAARNAGFENISIDLMYGLPDETDATFCSDLEAAVALKPQHVSFYSLMLEGAVPLRYQVQRREVTLPDDDVIAERYLHAIAFFAAAGLEHYEISNFAQPGRRCRHNLAYWEARDYLAFGPAAVGTIGDRRYKNDPDIFRYVQSLAQKRLPPADVEEITRGKRLIETIMLSLRTHRGLDHRSLAATFDYDILVARADLIAALQKDGDAVLDDAFLRLTPRGFFRSDLIMSLLLPNTV